In Laspinema palackyanum D2c, the following are encoded in one genomic region:
- a CDS encoding ABC transporter ATP-binding protein — protein sequence MTRLSPPPTAKEGRSRRRENDWRLFLRLVPYARRSSRLLGISLILLVPLAFAGAVQPIIIGQSISLIRGEPTNLPFLSTVTLQQGLNLLSGLLLFTITVRFALQAIQSYFVQEVGQKITADIRNDLFDHVTSLAVRFFDRTPVGRLITRLTSDVEALGEVFSTGAIGVVTDLFSIAIVLIIMFYRQWQLALLLLLMLIPIASLIIYFQQQYRLENYKAREELSSLNSKLQENIVGVGVVQIFRREAFNAEIFRVNNQRYIKAVDKTIFYDSAVSATLEWIAFVAIAGVLWLGGQLVLGDTMTVGRLAEFILFSQRLFDPLRQFAEKFTAIQAGFTAIERISDIFNETIEIRDPDVKERAVGAPWQGAVSENSSLAIDDSNPHAGEIRFQNVSFAYKNDEYVLKNLDFTIKPGEKVALVGPTGAGKSSIVRLLCRLYEASQGQILVDGVNVRDMRQAELRQHIGVILQDGFLFAGDVKSNISLGETYSLAEIQSAAERTNVASFIEDLPQGYNTQLRERGTNLSGGQKQLLAFARAAIRNPKILVLDEATASLDVGTESLIQDALDHLLQDRTAIIIAHRLSTIKNVDRILVLKQGQLVEQGSHEELLQQGGLYAGLYQLQMLGK from the coding sequence ATGACTCGCTTATCACCGCCCCCAACTGCCAAAGAAGGTCGATCGCGCCGTCGCGAAAATGATTGGCGTTTATTTCTGCGCTTGGTTCCTTATGCCCGTCGCAGTAGTCGTCTGTTGGGGATTTCCCTGATCTTATTAGTCCCCTTAGCCTTTGCAGGGGCGGTCCAACCGATTATTATCGGACAATCGATTTCCCTGATCCGGGGGGAACCCACCAATCTCCCGTTTTTGTCAACGGTGACCCTGCAACAAGGTTTAAATCTCCTTTCTGGGTTACTTTTGTTCACGATTACGGTCAGATTTGCCTTACAAGCGATTCAGTCTTATTTCGTTCAGGAAGTCGGGCAGAAAATTACCGCCGATATTCGCAATGATTTGTTTGATCATGTCACCTCTTTGGCGGTGCGTTTTTTTGATCGCACTCCTGTCGGACGCTTGATTACCCGCCTCACTAGCGATGTAGAAGCCCTCGGGGAGGTGTTTTCTACAGGGGCAATTGGGGTAGTCACGGATTTATTTTCCATTGCGATCGTCTTAATCATCATGTTCTATCGGCAATGGCAACTCGCACTCCTGCTGTTGCTGATGCTGATTCCCATCGCTTCCTTAATTATTTATTTCCAACAGCAATATCGCCTAGAAAACTATAAAGCCCGAGAAGAACTCTCCTCCCTCAACTCTAAGCTACAAGAAAATATTGTAGGCGTAGGGGTCGTCCAAATCTTTCGCCGGGAAGCCTTTAATGCGGAAATCTTCCGGGTGAATAACCAGCGTTATATTAAAGCCGTTGACAAAACCATTTTTTATGATTCTGCCGTCTCTGCAACCTTAGAATGGATTGCCTTTGTGGCGATCGCCGGAGTCTTGTGGTTAGGGGGTCAACTCGTCCTCGGTGATACCATGACGGTGGGGAGATTAGCTGAGTTTATCCTATTTTCCCAGCGCTTATTTGACCCCCTGCGCCAATTTGCCGAGAAATTCACCGCCATTCAGGCTGGATTTACCGCCATTGAACGGATTAGCGATATTTTCAACGAAACCATCGAAATTCGCGATCCCGATGTCAAAGAACGGGCAGTGGGTGCCCCGTGGCAAGGTGCAGTCTCAGAGAATAGTTCTCTGGCGATCGATGACTCTAACCCTCATGCTGGAGAAATTCGCTTCCAGAACGTTTCCTTTGCCTATAAAAATGATGAATATGTTCTCAAAAACCTGGACTTTACCATCAAACCCGGTGAAAAAGTCGCCCTAGTCGGTCCCACCGGCGCGGGAAAAAGTTCGATTGTTCGGTTGTTATGTCGTCTATACGAAGCGAGTCAAGGTCAAATTCTCGTCGATGGCGTCAATGTTCGAGATATGCGCCAAGCCGAATTACGCCAGCATATTGGTGTAATTTTGCAGGATGGATTTTTATTTGCTGGGGACGTTAAAAGTAATATCAGCCTCGGAGAAACCTATAGCCTCGCCGAGATTCAATCCGCCGCAGAACGAACCAATGTCGCCAGTTTTATTGAGGATTTACCCCAAGGATACAATACCCAATTACGAGAACGGGGAACGAATTTATCCGGTGGACAAAAGCAACTGTTAGCCTTTGCTAGGGCAGCCATTCGCAACCCCAAAATTTTAGTCTTAGATGAAGCAACCGCCAGTTTAGATGTAGGAACCGAATCTTTAATTCAAGATGCCTTAGACCATCTATTACAGGACCGCACAGCGATTATTATCGCCCACCGTCTCTCGACCATTAAAAATGTCGATCGCATTCTCGTCCTCAAGCAAGGTCAACTGGTGGAACAAGGCAGTCACGAAGAATTACTACAACAAGGTGGACTCTATGCCGGGTTATATCAGTTACAAATGTTAGGAAAATAA
- the hisG gene encoding ATP phosphoribosyltransferase, whose product MLTVALPKGSLLTDSIRLLQSVGLDFSAFLDSSNRQLQILDPTGTARALLVRTHDVPVYVEYGQAQLGVAGYDVLREKQPRVAQVLDLGFGKCRLSVAVKESSPYRRSLDLPAHGRVASKFVHCAREYFQRLDLPVEIVPLSGSVELGPITGMSEAIVDLVSTGRTLKENGLIEMEVLFESSARLIAHPISYRLNTDGLCDRIAAIREMTTTSV is encoded by the coding sequence ATGCTGACCGTCGCTTTACCGAAAGGATCGTTGTTAACCGATAGCATCCGACTGTTGCAGTCGGTGGGATTGGATTTTAGTGCATTTCTGGATTCGTCGAATCGACAGTTGCAAATTTTAGACCCCACCGGGACCGCCAGGGCGCTGTTGGTCCGGACCCATGATGTGCCGGTTTATGTGGAGTACGGTCAAGCACAGTTGGGGGTTGCCGGTTATGATGTATTGCGGGAAAAACAGCCACGAGTCGCCCAAGTCCTGGATTTGGGATTTGGCAAATGCCGCTTGTCCGTGGCGGTGAAGGAGTCGAGTCCCTACCGGCGATCGCTGGATTTACCGGCCCACGGACGAGTTGCTAGTAAGTTTGTCCATTGTGCCCGGGAATACTTTCAACGGTTGGATTTGCCGGTGGAAATCGTGCCTCTGTCGGGTTCGGTGGAACTGGGACCGATTACGGGGATGTCGGAGGCGATCGTGGATTTGGTCTCCACTGGACGGACTCTCAAGGAAAATGGCCTCATCGAAATGGAAGTGTTATTTGAGAGTTCTGCAAGATTGATTGCCCATCCGATTAGCTATCGTCTAAATACCGATGGCTTATGCGATCGCATTGCCGCCATCCGCGAAATGACAACAACCTCCGTGTAA
- a CDS encoding response regulator transcription factor, with the protein MRILLVDDEVQLTEPLTRVLTREGYQVEVASDGATGAELARQGGYDLLILDWMLPHQSGLAICQEIRRQGDVTPVLFLTAKDTLDDRVQGLDAGADDYLVKPFELLELLARVRAQLRRSVTQKTPDPETHLHRDDLELDLDNQLAYRGGRTIELSEKESTLLEYFMRHSGQLLTHSEIYQHLWPTGEKPSSNVLAAQIRLLRRKIEAPGEVPLIHTVYGKGYRFGSGGESSSSSGPD; encoded by the coding sequence ATGCGAATTCTTTTAGTGGATGATGAAGTCCAACTCACGGAACCTTTAACTCGGGTTCTGACGCGGGAAGGATATCAAGTAGAAGTCGCCTCCGATGGCGCAACCGGGGCCGAATTAGCCCGACAAGGGGGATATGACTTGCTGATTTTAGATTGGATGTTACCCCACCAATCGGGATTAGCGATTTGCCAGGAAATCCGGCGTCAAGGGGATGTGACCCCGGTTCTATTTCTGACGGCAAAAGATACCTTAGACGATCGCGTTCAAGGACTGGATGCGGGTGCCGATGATTATCTCGTGAAACCCTTTGAATTGCTAGAATTATTAGCAAGAGTCCGAGCACAACTGCGGCGATCGGTCACCCAGAAAACCCCGGACCCGGAGACTCATCTCCACCGGGATGACCTAGAACTCGACCTTGACAATCAGTTAGCATACCGAGGCGGGCGCACCATTGAACTCTCGGAAAAAGAAAGCACCCTCCTGGAATATTTTATGCGCCACAGCGGACAATTACTCACCCATAGCGAAATTTATCAGCATTTGTGGCCTACCGGGGAAAAACCGAGTAGCAACGTCCTCGCCGCCCAAATTCGCCTCCTCCGGCGCAAAATTGAAGCCCCCGGGGAGGTGCCATTAATTCATACGGTTTATGGCAAAGGGTATCGATTTGGGTCCGGGGGAGAATCGTCCTCATCATCAGGCCCCGACTAG
- a CDS encoding serpin family protein, which yields MDAIRPIALLGAVAIAILGGMARLEGSEALYAQIPAINMREHTPVDPLWITLNGGLENTVDTKPIIAANTRFGIKLFSQIYQQEKANNIFISPLSLTLALQMLNGGATGATHEAIASVLETPAMEQEQIDSTLSALQTYLQEIDSEVELAIANSFWMRQGDSFSSTFMERTKTCYQALTREIDFSSPATTAPIINGWVAEKTGQKIDHILEPHDFDSGTIALLVNAIYFKSAWLSPFSESDTREHPFVLADGQMKPHPLMFQTQDFAYYENALFQAIALPYGNTAEVNLYIFLPNSGVGLDSFLEQLNPENWNLWLKEYWEHKPVKLGFPRFKIEYEIELKDILTAMNMGIAFSPEADFSLITPEPFWISKVKHKTFVEVNEKGTEASAVTGIVGTRGGPVEMIIDRPFFFAIRDDTTGTLLFMGTVVNPTL from the coding sequence ATGGATGCGATAAGACCGATCGCGTTACTGGGTGCAGTGGCGATCGCAATCCTAGGTGGGATGGCACGATTGGAGGGCTCTGAAGCCTTGTATGCTCAGATTCCGGCCATCAATATGAGGGAGCATACACCCGTCGATCCACTGTGGATAACTTTGAATGGAGGATTAGAAAATACGGTGGATACTAAACCCATCATTGCAGCCAATACTCGCTTTGGTATTAAGTTATTTTCTCAAATTTATCAGCAAGAAAAGGCTAATAATATTTTTATTTCTCCCTTGAGTTTGACTCTGGCTTTACAAATGCTTAATGGGGGTGCAACGGGTGCAACTCACGAGGCGATCGCCTCGGTTTTGGAAACTCCAGCAATGGAGCAAGAGCAAATTGATTCTACCCTATCTGCACTGCAAACTTACCTCCAAGAAATAGATTCAGAAGTAGAATTAGCCATTGCCAATTCTTTTTGGATGAGGCAAGGTGACTCTTTTAGTTCTACTTTTATGGAAAGGACTAAAACCTGTTATCAAGCCCTAACTCGTGAAATTGATTTTAGTAGCCCCGCTACTACTGCCCCTATAATTAATGGGTGGGTAGCGGAAAAAACGGGTCAAAAGATAGACCATATTTTAGAACCTCATGATTTCGATAGTGGGACGATCGCCCTGTTGGTAAATGCGATTTACTTTAAATCCGCCTGGTTGAGTCCATTTTCTGAATCAGACACTCGTGAACATCCATTTGTCTTAGCTGATGGACAGATGAAACCTCATCCGCTAATGTTTCAAACCCAAGACTTTGCTTACTATGAAAATGCCTTGTTCCAGGCGATTGCCTTGCCTTATGGCAATACAGCAGAAGTAAACTTATATATTTTCCTGCCGAATTCTGGAGTGGGTTTAGATTCGTTTTTAGAGCAACTGAATCCTGAAAACTGGAATTTATGGCTTAAAGAATATTGGGAACACAAACCTGTAAAATTGGGGTTTCCCCGGTTTAAAATAGAATATGAGATTGAACTGAAAGATATTCTAACCGCAATGAATATGGGCATAGCCTTTAGCCCCGAGGCAGATTTTAGTTTAATTACTCCAGAACCTTTCTGGATTAGCAAAGTTAAGCATAAAACATTTGTAGAGGTGAATGAAAAAGGAACGGAAGCTTCGGCAGTAACCGGAATAGTGGGGACTCGCGGTGGCCCAGTGGAAATGATTATTGATCGCCCTTTCTTTTTTGCAATTCGGGATGATACGACCGGAACTTTGCTGTTTATGGGGACTGTAGTTAATCCGACGCTTTAA
- a CDS encoding metallophosphoesterase, giving the protein MHGFLTGSLKIERLKVTIADLPTHLRGTKLVQLSDFHYENEGLSDKLLAEAIAASNHADPDLVLLTGDYITHNPDCIYALALKLKHLQSRRGIYGILGNHDIKLPHSKSTIIAAFERIGIPILWNEVVYPLGSGLAVVGMAEVQSGQFNSRAVFPGINQSIPRIVLSHSPDTAAYLQTRRVDLQLSGHTHGGQIILPKIGPLPAYLKCFREQVPKGLRQWIPYLSKNSYKIVERWEWSQGFHQVGNNQLYVSRGLGTYFPGRLFCPPEVTIITLQ; this is encoded by the coding sequence ATGCACGGGTTTTTGACTGGATCGTTAAAAATTGAACGGTTAAAGGTGACGATCGCCGATTTACCCACTCATCTGAGAGGGACAAAGTTAGTCCAGTTATCCGATTTTCATTATGAAAATGAGGGATTGTCGGATAAACTCTTGGCGGAGGCGATCGCCGCGTCCAATCATGCTGACCCCGATTTGGTCCTGCTGACGGGGGACTATATAACCCATAATCCTGACTGCATTTACGCTTTAGCATTGAAACTCAAGCATCTCCAAAGTCGCAGGGGTATCTATGGTATTTTAGGTAACCATGATATCAAGTTGCCTCATTCTAAGTCAACCATTATTGCAGCATTCGAGAGGATAGGAATTCCTATTCTCTGGAACGAAGTAGTCTATCCTTTGGGGTCAGGTTTAGCCGTTGTGGGGATGGCAGAGGTGCAGTCGGGTCAGTTTAATAGTCGGGCAGTTTTTCCCGGAATTAATCAGTCAATTCCTCGAATTGTTCTTTCCCATAGTCCCGATACTGCCGCTTATTTACAAACTCGGCGAGTTGATTTACAGCTATCCGGTCATACTCATGGGGGACAAATTATTTTACCCAAAATTGGGCCACTTCCAGCTTATTTAAAATGCTTCCGTGAACAAGTTCCTAAAGGGTTGAGGCAATGGATTCCTTATTTATCCAAAAACTCTTATAAAATTGTGGAGCGATGGGAGTGGTCTCAAGGGTTTCATCAGGTTGGAAACAACCAACTTTATGTGAGTCGGGGATTGGGAACTTATTTCCCAGGACGGCTATTTTGTCCCCCCGAAGTAACGATTATTACGTTGCAGTAA
- a CDS encoding glutathione binding-like protein, giving the protein MIDLYTFPTPNGHKVSILLEELGLSYNVHKIDITERQQFSPDFVEINPNSKIPAIIDQDTEITVFESGAILMYLAEKTGKLLPRETKSRYQVMEWLMFQMASVGPMFGQFNHFNRFAPEKVPYAIARYEQETLRLYGVLDGQLADRPYIAGEDYSIADIALYPWVASYQFMGLTLEQHPHLKHWVEILQERPAVQRGMAVPA; this is encoded by the coding sequence ATGATCGACCTCTATACCTTTCCCACTCCCAATGGACACAAGGTTTCTATTTTGTTAGAAGAGTTAGGTCTTTCCTACAATGTCCATAAAATTGATATTACCGAACGACAGCAATTTTCCCCGGATTTTGTAGAGATTAATCCTAATAGCAAAATTCCGGCCATTATCGACCAGGATACAGAAATAACGGTGTTTGAATCGGGGGCTATCTTAATGTATCTGGCGGAAAAAACTGGGAAATTGCTGCCTAGGGAGACCAAATCTCGCTATCAAGTGATGGAATGGTTGATGTTTCAGATGGCAAGTGTGGGTCCGATGTTTGGGCAGTTTAATCATTTTAATCGGTTTGCACCGGAAAAAGTTCCTTATGCGATCGCCCGTTATGAGCAAGAAACTTTACGATTGTATGGGGTATTAGACGGACAATTGGCCGATCGCCCCTATATTGCAGGGGAGGATTACTCCATTGCGGATATTGCGCTTTATCCTTGGGTGGCGAGTTACCAGTTTATGGGGTTGACTTTGGAACAACATCCCCATCTGAAGCATTGGGTAGAAATACTACAGGAACGTCCGGCAGTGCAAAGGGGTATGGCAGTCCCGGCATAA
- a CDS encoding pentapeptide repeat-containing protein, producing MNVEELLRRYTAGETNFNGASLWGANLRGADLIGAKLRGADLHGADLIFAYLSRVNLSAAYLVSTKLSGANLNQANLSGANLSDADLHGATLQGADLRKANLNLANLLDANLSDADLRGTTLSGVCLRGACLRGANFREERRIYSAANLRGADLRGADLRGVNLSGADLTKADLSGANLTETNLRGANLERAKMASAIVNGGFLSDANLSYVDLSGACMTNVKLERALLGEANLEGAKLDVAIITDAKLGKANLSGANLTRANLSRTDLSRANLSHALLNEANLCEAYLARTNLMRSNLTKASLIRAEMSGANTAGALFSQTTMPNGDVQN from the coding sequence ATGAATGTCGAAGAATTATTGCGGCGCTATACAGCCGGAGAAACCAATTTTAACGGGGCCAGTCTCTGGGGTGCAAACCTTCGCGGGGCGGATTTAATTGGGGCGAAATTACGGGGAGCGGACCTCCACGGAGCGGACCTAATTTTTGCCTACTTGAGCCGAGTCAACCTGAGTGCAGCCTACTTAGTCAGTACCAAACTCAGTGGTGCCAACCTCAATCAAGCCAATCTCTCCGGTGCCAATCTCAGCGATGCGGACCTACATGGGGCGACCCTCCAAGGTGCCGATCTTCGCAAAGCAAACCTCAATTTAGCCAATCTACTGGATGCGAACCTCAGCGATGCGGATTTGCGCGGAACCACCTTGAGCGGGGTTTGTTTGCGCGGAGCCTGTTTGCGCGGGGCCAACTTCCGGGAGGAACGGCGGATCTACAGTGCGGCGAACTTGCGGGGTGCGGATTTACGGGGTGCGGATTTGCGCGGAGTCAACCTTAGCGGTGCGGACTTGACGAAGGCGGATTTAAGTGGGGCAAATCTCACCGAAACGAACTTGCGCGGGGCGAATTTGGAACGGGCAAAAATGGCCTCAGCAATTGTTAACGGAGGGTTTTTGAGTGATGCCAATCTATCTTATGTAGATTTGAGCGGGGCTTGTATGACCAATGTCAAGCTAGAACGAGCGCTATTAGGCGAGGCGAATTTGGAGGGAGCTAAACTGGATGTGGCGATCATCACGGATGCCAAACTGGGGAAAGCCAACCTATCCGGGGCAAATTTAACCCGGGCGAATCTATCCCGGACGGATTTGAGTCGGGCGAATCTGTCTCATGCGCTGTTGAATGAGGCGAATCTATGTGAGGCATATTTGGCCCGAACGAATTTAATGCGGTCCAATTTGACTAAAGCGAGCTTAATCCGAGCAGAAATGAGCGGCGCGAATACTGCCGGGGCGTTATTTAGCCAGACGACGATGCCGAATGGGGATGTGCAGAATTAA
- a CDS encoding phytoene desaturase family protein, which yields MTQYDAIAIGSGIGGLVTAALLARYGKRVLVCESHAIAGGAAHGFSRQGFHFDSGPSFYCGLGDSHSLNPLRQVLELLGETVQTIAYDPLGHYHLGDITLPIYGSCDRYRAEIAAITPRGAKELQRFERRMLSLYDALKGIPTLILRSDRKLLSVLLSYWPALLQLLPHIQEIQGSVGQLLDRDVKDPFVRRLIDLECFLLSGFKAHGTIAPEVAFMFGERSRSAIDYPLGGSTALIEALVRGLTRWGGELRLNAHVERILVEAGRVTGVQLRNGTLLKAPIVISNATIWDTYTHLLAPEDLPESYRRQALETPVLDSFMHLHLGIKSEGLTGLTGHHVVVHDRDRDLTEPGNTCMISIPSVWDPNLAPAGHHGIHAYTMEPYQSWQSDVTYKARKRLRAQPLFRALERIIPDLRDRIVLELIGTPLTHAKFLRRDRGTYGPAIAAGKGTFPSIHTPIAGLYRVGDSTLPGIGVPAVAASGILCANTLVEPEQTAQLLKSHRT from the coding sequence ATGACCCAGTATGATGCGATCGCCATCGGCAGTGGAATTGGCGGGTTAGTCACAGCAGCTTTACTTGCTCGGTATGGCAAGCGCGTACTCGTTTGTGAGAGTCATGCGATCGCCGGAGGTGCGGCTCATGGATTTTCTCGCCAGGGATTTCACTTCGACTCCGGACCCTCCTTTTACTGCGGATTGGGCGATTCCCACAGCCTCAACCCCCTGCGCCAAGTCTTGGAACTCCTGGGAGAAACGGTGCAAACTATCGCCTACGACCCCTTGGGACATTATCACCTCGGGGACATTACCCTGCCCATTTACGGCAGTTGCGATCGCTATCGGGCGGAAATTGCTGCCATTACCCCCAGGGGAGCCAAGGAACTTCAACGGTTTGAACGGCGGATGTTGTCCTTGTATGACGCTCTCAAAGGTATTCCTACTTTAATCTTACGCAGCGATCGCAAACTGCTGAGTGTCCTCCTGTCATACTGGCCCGCCTTACTCCAATTACTGCCCCATATTCAGGAGATTCAAGGGTCCGTGGGTCAACTCCTCGATCGCGATGTGAAAGACCCATTCGTGCGGCGTTTAATCGACCTGGAATGCTTCTTACTCTCCGGGTTCAAAGCCCATGGCACGATCGCCCCAGAAGTGGCCTTTATGTTCGGAGAACGTAGCCGCAGCGCCATCGACTATCCCCTGGGGGGGAGTACCGCCCTCATTGAAGCCCTGGTGCGAGGATTAACCCGATGGGGAGGGGAACTACGCCTGAATGCTCATGTGGAGCGTATTTTAGTCGAAGCAGGGCGAGTCACGGGAGTGCAGTTGCGAAATGGCACCCTCCTCAAGGCACCGATTGTCATTTCCAATGCCACAATTTGGGATACCTATACCCATCTGCTCGCACCGGAGGACCTCCCGGAGTCCTATCGCCGTCAAGCCCTAGAAACCCCGGTGTTAGATAGTTTTATGCATCTGCACCTGGGAATTAAATCGGAAGGATTAACCGGACTGACGGGACATCATGTCGTGGTTCATGATCGCGATCGCGACCTCACCGAACCGGGGAATACCTGTATGATTTCCATTCCCTCGGTTTGGGACCCCAATCTGGCCCCAGCGGGACATCATGGGATTCATGCTTATACGATGGAACCCTACCAGTCTTGGCAGTCTGATGTCACTTATAAAGCCCGGAAACGACTGCGAGCACAACCGCTATTTCGAGCCTTAGAACGGATTATTCCGGATCTGCGCGATCGCATCGTCCTGGAACTGATAGGTACTCCCCTCACCCATGCCAAATTCCTGCGGCGCGATCGAGGTACCTATGGTCCGGCGATCGCCGCTGGAAAAGGGACATTTCCCAGTATTCATACTCCCATTGCCGGATTATACCGAGTGGGGGATAGCACCCTTCCTGGGATTGGAGTGCCCGCGGTGGCAGCATCGGGAATCCTCTGTGCCAACACCCTCGTGGAACCGGAGCAAACCGCACAATTACTCAAAAGTCACCGGACTTGA